The Haloarcula sp. DT43 genome includes a region encoding these proteins:
- a CDS encoding alpha/beta fold hydrolase, producing the protein MPVTTTHPDTDASLLAEQDLESTYYQVNGVRLHAVTAGDPDAPLVVLLHGHPDFWYGWRDQIGPLVDAGFRVVVPDQRGCNLSDAPEGIDPYRQEELVADVRELIRSEGRQSAHVVGHDFGGFVAWNLALRHPSAVDRFGILNVPHPTVYRETLRVSPGQVARSWYVWFYQVPKLPEWLLERNDMANMVESLEVTSNPGTFDEATLDRYKAAWRHSGVVPRVNWYRGFRRSGRPPRSTVSQPTLICWGEADIALLPSMADESVGYCENGQLRTFRDASHWVHHERPEVTDELLRHLQ; encoded by the coding sequence ATGCCAGTCACGACAACGCACCCGGACACTGACGCATCGTTGCTGGCCGAACAGGACCTCGAGTCCACGTACTACCAGGTCAACGGCGTCCGGTTGCACGCCGTGACAGCCGGCGACCCCGACGCCCCGCTTGTCGTGCTCCTGCACGGCCACCCCGACTTCTGGTACGGCTGGCGGGACCAGATAGGCCCGCTGGTCGACGCCGGCTTCCGCGTGGTCGTCCCGGACCAGCGGGGCTGTAACCTGAGCGACGCCCCCGAGGGCATCGACCCCTACCGACAGGAAGAACTGGTTGCGGACGTCCGCGAACTAATCCGGAGCGAGGGCCGGCAGTCGGCCCACGTGGTCGGCCACGACTTCGGCGGGTTCGTCGCCTGGAACCTGGCGCTCCGCCACCCCTCCGCCGTCGACAGGTTCGGGATTCTCAACGTTCCACATCCGACCGTGTATCGGGAGACCCTACGGGTCAGTCCCGGACAGGTCGCCCGGAGCTGGTACGTCTGGTTCTATCAGGTGCCGAAGCTACCCGAGTGGCTGCTGGAGCGAAACGACATGGCCAACATGGTCGAATCGCTGGAGGTGACCTCGAACCCGGGCACCTTCGACGAGGCGACACTCGACCGGTACAAGGCGGCCTGGCGGCACTCCGGCGTCGTCCCGAGGGTGAACTGGTACCGCGGGTTCCGTCGGTCGGGGCGCCCGCCCCGCAGCACCGTTTCACAGCCGACGCTGATTTGCTGGGGCGAAGCCGACATCGCACTCCTCCCCTCGATGGCCGACGAGAGCGTCGGCTACTGTGAAAACGGGCAGTTACGGACCTTCCGCGACGCGTCTCACTGGGTCCATCACGAGCGCCCGGAAGTGACTGACGAACTACTCCGACATCTGCAGTAA
- a CDS encoding helix-turn-helix domain-containing protein encodes MRYLTVLVKPNGDGAFHPLGGNLSDEPSIERRAIHHVELLADDTVLLFAEASGDRERYEQIMAASPHVRSYLTAGEDRWMAVSQFEPTEGVRGALELQRESFLVVETPIRFTAEDNLKVTYVGTDETFKELYEHVADVDYVTVDVLETGEYRIDESAFGRLITARQREVLEAAVDLGYYHEPRQASLADVSDVVGIAPGTVGEHLRKVEERVFGELVH; translated from the coding sequence ATGCGGTATCTCACGGTCTTGGTCAAACCGAACGGGGACGGTGCCTTCCATCCGCTCGGCGGAAACCTGTCGGACGAGCCCTCCATCGAGCGGCGAGCGATTCACCACGTCGAACTGCTCGCCGACGACACCGTGTTGCTGTTCGCCGAGGCGAGCGGGGACCGGGAGCGATACGAGCAGATTATGGCGGCGTCGCCACACGTCCGTAGCTATCTCACCGCCGGCGAGGACCGCTGGATGGCAGTGAGCCAGTTCGAACCCACGGAGGGGGTCCGCGGGGCGCTCGAACTACAGCGGGAGTCGTTCCTGGTGGTGGAGACGCCGATACGGTTCACCGCAGAGGACAACCTCAAGGTGACCTACGTCGGGACCGACGAGACGTTCAAAGAGCTGTACGAACACGTCGCGGACGTCGATTACGTGACGGTCGACGTCCTCGAAACGGGCGAGTACCGGATCGACGAGTCGGCGTTCGGGAGGCTGATTACCGCCCGACAGCGGGAGGTGCTCGAAGCGGCCGTCGACCTGGGGTACTATCACGAGCCCCGGCAGGCGTCGCTCGCGGACGTCAGCGACGTCGTCGGTATCGCTCCCGGTACCGTCGGGGAACACCTTCGGAAGGTCGAGGAGCGCGTGTTCGGCGAACTCGTCCACTGA
- a CDS encoding acyl-CoA thioesterase/BAAT N-terminal domain-containing protein, translating to MASQRTVPRRRFLRLAGQTGSVALTGCSSSTSPTIEMPASALVDEPIPVAVTGLDPEQSVTLRSHTHDRGGTAWESSAAFAAGADGSVTVGAQRPDESRYYDRDDGMGLFWSMRPVETGPTAPLPPGVLFQPPTEAFEVTLTAESGGRTLQRRRRPGACMHRTSGVPRSPTGWSVPPSSHRGTTPFPA from the coding sequence ATGGCGTCCCAGCGAACGGTCCCGCGCCGCCGCTTCCTCCGACTGGCCGGACAGACCGGGTCGGTAGCCCTGACCGGGTGTTCCTCGTCTACGTCCCCAACCATCGAGATGCCGGCGAGCGCGCTGGTCGACGAGCCGATTCCCGTTGCAGTCACCGGCCTGGACCCGGAGCAGTCGGTGACGCTCCGGAGTCACACGCACGACAGGGGCGGTACCGCATGGGAGTCCAGTGCCGCCTTCGCCGCCGGGGCAGATGGTTCGGTGACGGTCGGCGCGCAGCGCCCGGACGAGAGCCGGTACTACGACCGAGACGACGGGATGGGGCTGTTCTGGTCGATGCGCCCGGTCGAGACCGGCCCGACCGCACCGCTCCCGCCCGGCGTCCTGTTCCAGCCACCGACTGAGGCCTTCGAGGTCACACTCACGGCCGAGAGCGGCGGACGGACGCTCCAGAGGCGACGACGACCCGGCGCATGTATGCACCGGACATCGGGAGTGCCCCGCTCCCCGACGGGCTGGTCGGTGCCGCCTTCCTCCCACCGGGGGACGACCCCGTTCCCGGCGTAA
- a CDS encoding acyl-CoA thioester hydrolase/BAAT C-terminal domain-containing protein has translation MYAPDIGSAPLPDGLVGAAFLPPGDDPVPGVIHLHGHGGAPFVGLARLLASRGFAALALQYFGDPDPLSDTLRAVPVEYVTRAVEWLGSHERVVEGVGLFGFSRGGTLALLAASRTDAVGAVAGWATSGGVYEGFGPDRTPAGTAAWSVDDRPVSFLELADADPGPPPAPGLPLFEPPLDAAPRERLAAATVPVEAADAPIYLVSAADDRRWPSTRLSARVVDRLAGAGYLHPYAHDAFEDAGHYMRPPYLPTAGTTRDRTDVYGGSPAANARANETAWRRTRAFLSRALQTAP, from the coding sequence ATGTATGCACCGGACATCGGGAGTGCCCCGCTCCCCGACGGGCTGGTCGGTGCCGCCTTCCTCCCACCGGGGGACGACCCCGTTCCCGGCGTAATCCACCTGCACGGCCACGGCGGGGCCCCGTTCGTCGGCCTCGCACGCCTGCTGGCGTCCCGCGGGTTCGCGGCCCTCGCGCTCCAGTATTTCGGCGACCCGGACCCGTTATCGGACACGCTCCGGGCGGTCCCGGTCGAGTACGTCACCCGGGCGGTCGAGTGGCTCGGGAGCCACGAACGGGTCGTGGAGGGCGTCGGACTGTTCGGGTTCTCGCGGGGCGGGACGCTGGCCTTGCTCGCCGCGAGCCGAACCGACGCCGTCGGCGCAGTCGCCGGGTGGGCCACGAGCGGCGGCGTCTACGAGGGCTTCGGCCCGGACCGGACCCCGGCTGGGACCGCCGCGTGGTCGGTCGACGACCGACCGGTGTCGTTCCTGGAACTGGCGGACGCGGACCCGGGACCGCCGCCGGCCCCCGGACTACCGCTCTTCGAACCGCCGCTGGACGCCGCGCCGCGGGAGCGCCTTGCCGCGGCCACGGTCCCGGTCGAGGCCGCCGACGCGCCGATATACCTGGTCTCGGCCGCCGACGACCGGCGGTGGCCGTCTACCCGGCTGTCTGCCCGGGTCGTCGACCGCCTCGCCGGAGCCGGCTACTTACACCCCTACGCTCACGACGCCTTCGAGGACGCGGGCCACTACATGCGGCCCCCGTATCTCCCGACCGCTGGCACGACGCGGGACCGGACCGACGTTTACGGTGGAAGCCCGGCCGCGAACGCGCGTGCCAACGAGACTGCCTGGCGGCGGACGCGGGCGTTCCTGTCCAGGGCACTGCAGACGGCTCCGTGA
- a CDS encoding DUF1616 domain-containing protein gives MAAVERDDGVVPRADLLAVVAGVAAVLTVAFTPLGEWRTLAVVVGLPFVLLGPGYALVSAVFPRAGDAGPGPGTSWIARLVLSAAGSVVVIAVVGVALDLTVWGFQRGPVVVALAVLTLSATAIAWYRRKQVPADVRAGATVATVRARTRAAVAGDGALGVVMTVLVVVVAAAGVAAVAAESSSQPSVTEFYVLGQDESGDLVAGSYPTALTAGEPVTVGIGVGTTQAAGFDGTVAAALERVRVDGESATVTESQPLGSFDVAVAPGESTVRRHTVRPSMVGDRLRLTYRLYERGSESPFRRVQLWVSVSR, from the coding sequence ATGGCCGCTGTCGAGAGAGATGACGGAGTCGTGCCGCGGGCGGACCTGCTCGCGGTCGTGGCGGGTGTCGCGGCGGTGCTGACTGTCGCGTTCACGCCGCTCGGCGAGTGGCGAACACTCGCCGTGGTGGTCGGTCTCCCGTTCGTTCTCCTGGGGCCCGGGTACGCGCTCGTCTCGGCTGTGTTCCCGCGGGCGGGCGACGCGGGGCCGGGTCCGGGCACGTCGTGGATAGCCCGGCTGGTGTTGAGCGCCGCCGGGAGCGTCGTGGTCATCGCCGTCGTGGGCGTCGCGCTCGACTTGACCGTCTGGGGGTTCCAGCGCGGCCCGGTCGTCGTCGCGCTCGCCGTGCTGACCCTGTCGGCGACGGCTATCGCCTGGTACCGTCGCAAGCAGGTCCCGGCCGACGTGCGGGCAGGAGCGACCGTCGCGACGGTCCGGGCGCGGACGCGTGCCGCCGTCGCGGGTGACGGGGCGCTCGGTGTCGTCATGACGGTGCTCGTGGTCGTCGTGGCGGCGGCCGGCGTCGCCGCGGTCGCCGCGGAGTCGTCGTCTCAGCCATCGGTGACGGAGTTTTACGTCCTCGGGCAGGACGAGTCCGGCGACCTGGTCGCGGGGAGCTACCCGACGGCCCTGACCGCCGGCGAGCCGGTGACGGTCGGTATCGGCGTCGGAACGACCCAGGCGGCGGGGTTCGACGGCACCGTCGCCGCGGCGCTCGAACGCGTGCGTGTCGACGGCGAGTCGGCCACCGTCACGGAGTCCCAGCCGCTCGGCTCCTTCGACGTGGCTGTCGCGCCCGGCGAGTCGACGGTCAGACGCCACACCGTTCGCCCCTCCATGGTCGGCGACCGGCTTCGGCTGACCTACCGGCTCTACGAACGGGGGTCGGAGTCGCCGTTCCGCCGCGTCCAACTCTGGGTCTCTGTCAGTCGATAG
- a CDS encoding glycosyltransferase family 2 protein: MSRTVVELDADSRLVTVAVATDGTEPLRVSFRQPVPPHHTLRVGDDGSVDAYADGTVTVTYTAEPGSDAEFCYRIDGPVDSALSEPTAEVLQAAESGPASPTVTWVDAEGTTTPLSMSADTVTARTDGALPMITGRTTPAADPLAGVAIGVILTPTNEDAVVRTVLRARRRGHAVLVTTQGVDGDAETLEILETLGAVVSAPPSKWASQLQLHRVLSQTARGQGLPGIVLQTRDCPRIDYERTATAATDADYEVIAIPELWNQSPTNPTVVVGIPAYNAADSIGSVVESALPYAQEVVVVDDGSHDGTADRARTAGATVVVHDRNRGYGGALKTIFREGAERDAAHLVVIDADGQHDPADIPALVQAQQRDETDIVIGSRYVGERDTKVPFVRSVGLAVINSLTNASLGKLRPSGFIHDTQSGYRAYSRMATRSLAADPMIGDNMGASTDILYHAHRNRLSVAEVGTTISYDVENGSSQDSFSHGMDLLRNIFWTVEYGRPLLILGLPGAVTTLVGVAVAMWLLSGYVETGTLATAPLAAAILFALGGLLLCVTSLMMHVLNGHPTLKRLRGEGNS, encoded by the coding sequence GTGTCACGAACCGTCGTGGAACTCGACGCCGACAGCCGGCTGGTCACGGTCGCCGTCGCGACGGACGGCACCGAACCGCTCCGCGTCTCGTTCAGACAGCCGGTACCGCCACACCACACGCTCCGGGTGGGAGACGACGGGTCCGTGGACGCCTACGCCGACGGCACGGTGACGGTGACCTACACGGCCGAGCCCGGCTCCGACGCGGAGTTTTGCTACCGTATCGACGGGCCGGTCGATTCGGCACTGTCCGAGCCGACGGCGGAGGTGTTGCAGGCGGCCGAGAGCGGACCGGCGTCGCCGACGGTGACGTGGGTCGACGCCGAGGGGACCACGACGCCGCTCTCGATGTCTGCCGACACGGTTACCGCACGCACGGACGGCGCGTTGCCGATGATAACCGGCCGGACGACGCCGGCGGCCGACCCGCTGGCCGGCGTGGCTATCGGCGTCATCCTCACGCCGACCAACGAGGACGCCGTGGTCCGGACCGTCCTCAGGGCCAGGCGGCGCGGCCACGCCGTCCTCGTCACGACGCAGGGCGTCGACGGCGACGCCGAGACGCTCGAAATACTCGAAACGCTGGGGGCCGTCGTCTCCGCGCCGCCCTCGAAGTGGGCCTCGCAGTTACAGCTCCACCGGGTGCTATCACAGACCGCCAGAGGGCAGGGTCTCCCGGGTATCGTCCTCCAGACCCGTGACTGCCCGCGCATCGACTACGAACGGACCGCGACAGCGGCCACGGACGCCGATTACGAGGTCATCGCCATTCCGGAGCTGTGGAACCAGTCGCCGACCAACCCCACGGTCGTCGTCGGCATCCCGGCGTACAACGCGGCGGACAGCATCGGCTCCGTCGTCGAGAGCGCGCTCCCCTACGCGCAGGAGGTCGTGGTCGTCGACGACGGGAGTCACGACGGGACGGCCGACCGCGCCCGGACGGCCGGTGCGACGGTCGTCGTCCACGACCGCAACCGTGGGTACGGCGGCGCGCTCAAGACGATATTCCGGGAGGGGGCTGAACGCGACGCCGCTCACCTCGTCGTCATCGACGCCGACGGGCAACACGACCCGGCGGACATTCCGGCCCTGGTCCAGGCACAGCAACGCGACGAGACGGACATCGTCATCGGCAGTCGCTACGTCGGCGAACGGGACACGAAAGTCCCGTTCGTCCGCTCGGTCGGGCTGGCGGTCATCAACAGCCTCACGAACGCCAGCCTCGGCAAGCTCCGCCCGAGCGGCTTCATCCACGATACACAGAGCGGCTACCGCGCGTACAGCCGCATGGCGACGCGCTCGCTCGCGGCGGACCCGATGATAGGGGACAACATGGGCGCGAGCACCGACATCCTCTATCACGCACACCGCAACCGGCTCAGCGTCGCCGAAGTCGGGACGACCATCTCCTACGACGTCGAAAACGGCAGCTCACAGGACTCGTTCTCCCACGGGATGGACCTCCTGCGGAACATCTTCTGGACTGTCGAGTACGGTCGGCCGCTGCTCATCTTGGGGCTCCCTGGGGCCGTCACGACGCTGGTCGGCGTCGCCGTAGCGATGTGGCTCCTCTCCGGGTACGTCGAGACCGGGACGCTGGCGACGGCCCCCCTCGCGGCGGCTATCCTGTTCGCGCTCGGCGGCCTGTTGCTCTGTGTCACGTCGCTGATGATGCACGTGCTGAACGGGCATCCGACGCTCAAGCGACTGCGCGGCGAGGGCAACAGCTAA
- a CDS encoding metal-dependent hydrolase codes for MFPWTHAAFGYLLFLAVVFLLGRRLSKAELLAVLVGTQLADVIDKPLAWWFNAIPSGRSLAHSLLFVVPVSAVVVAVAWHRHHPEVGLAFAFGYLTHLLGDTYAALYYWRTGEFTFLLWPVLPPYPYGGFVGFADFAADVELTGTLVGLFLAAVAVGGVFLVHFARAPWWQASRTR; via the coding sequence ATGTTTCCCTGGACTCACGCCGCCTTCGGCTACCTCCTCTTTCTCGCGGTCGTGTTCCTGCTCGGCCGACGGCTCTCGAAGGCCGAACTGCTGGCGGTGCTCGTCGGTACCCAGCTGGCGGACGTCATCGACAAGCCGCTGGCGTGGTGGTTCAACGCGATACCGTCGGGGCGGTCGCTGGCGCACTCGTTGCTGTTCGTGGTGCCCGTGAGCGCCGTCGTCGTCGCTGTCGCGTGGCACCGGCACCATCCCGAGGTCGGCCTCGCGTTCGCGTTTGGCTACCTGACCCACCTCCTCGGCGACACCTACGCGGCCCTCTACTACTGGCGGACCGGGGAGTTCACGTTCCTGCTGTGGCCGGTACTGCCGCCGTACCCCTACGGCGGTTTCGTCGGGTTCGCCGACTTCGCCGCCGACGTGGAGCTCACCGGGACGCTGGTGGGGCTGTTTCTCGCGGCCGTGGCCGTCGGCGGCGTCTTCCTCGTCCACTTCGCCCGTGCGCCGTGGTGGCAGGCATCTCGGACGCGGTGA
- a CDS encoding NAD-dependent epimerase/dehydratase family protein: MDQTVAGRTVLVTGGAGFVGSHVADALCPDNEVRILDDFSTGDRANCPDDATVVEGDIRDEAALSAAIDGADIVFHEAALVSVARSVEDPTASHSINTEGTLAVLEAARRQDARVVFASSAAIYGAPASTPVAETAPKRPASPYGLEKLSGDHYCRLYADLYDLPTVALRYFNVYGPRQSGGDYAGAITAFTEQARAGGPVTVHGDGDQTRDFVNVADVVQANLLAATTDATGEAFNVGTGSQTTIRRVAEVIRDEVAPDAELTHVAPRDGDIRHSVADIDKIVDRLGYEPTVTLADGLRAYLA; encoded by the coding sequence ATGGACCAGACTGTCGCCGGGCGGACGGTGCTCGTAACGGGCGGGGCGGGATTCGTCGGGAGCCACGTCGCCGACGCCCTCTGTCCCGACAACGAGGTGCGAATTCTCGACGACTTTTCGACCGGCGACCGGGCCAACTGCCCCGACGACGCGACGGTCGTCGAGGGGGACATCCGTGACGAGGCGGCGCTTTCGGCCGCCATCGACGGCGCCGACATCGTGTTCCACGAGGCAGCCCTCGTGAGCGTCGCCCGCTCCGTCGAGGACCCGACGGCGAGTCACAGCATCAACACCGAGGGGACGCTCGCGGTGCTGGAAGCCGCGCGGCGACAGGACGCCCGCGTGGTATTCGCGTCCAGCGCCGCCATCTACGGCGCGCCGGCGTCGACGCCGGTGGCCGAGACGGCCCCGAAGCGTCCGGCCTCGCCGTACGGGCTGGAGAAGCTCTCGGGGGACCACTACTGTCGCCTCTACGCCGACCTCTACGACCTCCCGACGGTCGCGCTGCGCTACTTCAACGTCTACGGCCCCCGCCAGTCCGGCGGCGACTACGCCGGCGCGATAACCGCCTTCACCGAACAGGCCCGGGCCGGCGGCCCGGTGACGGTCCACGGCGACGGCGACCAGACCCGCGACTTCGTCAACGTCGCGGACGTCGTGCAGGCGAACCTGCTCGCGGCCACCACCGACGCCACAGGGGAGGCGTTCAACGTCGGCACCGGCTCACAGACGACCATCCGCCGGGTGGCCGAGGTCATCCGCGACGAGGTGGCTCCGGACGCCGAACTGACCCACGTCGCCCCCCGCGACGGCGACATCCGCCACAGCGTGGCCGACATCGACAAAATCGTCGACCGGCTGGGGTACGAGCCGACCGTCACGCTGGCGGACGGCCTCCGGGCGTACCTAGCCTGA
- a CDS encoding cupredoxin domain-containing protein, with product MCNRRTVLRLSGVALTGGVAGCGGSSSDATEGGTETPTEMETGTPSAHTVEMTDSLNFEPETLTVSVGDTVDWVTTGAVAHSVTAYEEDLPDGAAYFASGEFDSESAARKSYPQGSVSTDETYSHTFETAGEFPYFCIPHESGMVGTVVVESG from the coding sequence ATGTGTAATCGGCGGACGGTACTACGGCTGAGCGGTGTGGCGCTGACCGGCGGCGTGGCCGGGTGTGGCGGGTCGAGTTCGGACGCGACGGAAGGGGGGACGGAGACGCCGACGGAGATGGAGACCGGGACACCGAGCGCTCACACCGTCGAGATGACCGACAGCCTCAACTTCGAACCGGAGACGCTGACGGTCAGCGTCGGCGACACCGTCGACTGGGTGACGACCGGGGCCGTCGCCCACAGCGTGACGGCCTACGAGGAGGACCTGCCCGATGGGGCGGCGTACTTCGCGTCGGGAGAGTTCGACAGCGAGTCCGCCGCCCGGAAGTCCTACCCGCAGGGGAGCGTCAGCACCGACGAAACATACAGTCACACGTTCGAGACGGCCGGGGAGTTCCCCTACTTCTGTATCCCGCACGAGTCGGGCATGGTCGGGACGGTCGTCGTCGAGTCAGGCTAG
- a CDS encoding glycosyltransferase family 2 protein, protein MVTVSVVIPYSERFTPPEMLEEAKATVAAQTVDTELLVVDDVDTGPADARNAGLDRADTRYVAFLDADDLWAPDKLARQLDRMAETGAGLCVEGPKTTLDDFVYEVFVGDRSEVTSSILVDTDRVGTRFETGLDRGEDLLYVLEAASDGGVCCCPDLFERRRHGESMTASGMAVDEYRRHAKRFGYLVSERVPEAQPYLPIYYTQLYTDLGLACHEAGEYDRAVTYLGRAVRISPHPFSVAYLCRSLCYRLVPFSP, encoded by the coding sequence ATGGTGACCGTGTCCGTGGTCATTCCGTACAGCGAGCGGTTCACGCCGCCGGAGATGCTCGAAGAGGCCAAAGCGACCGTCGCGGCACAGACCGTCGATACGGAGCTGCTGGTCGTCGACGACGTGGACACCGGCCCGGCCGACGCCCGGAACGCGGGGTTAGACCGGGCCGACACCCGGTACGTTGCGTTCCTCGACGCCGACGACCTCTGGGCCCCGGACAAACTGGCGCGACAGCTCGACCGGATGGCGGAGACGGGCGCTGGCCTCTGCGTCGAGGGGCCGAAGACCACGCTCGACGACTTCGTCTACGAGGTGTTCGTGGGGGACCGCTCGGAGGTGACCTCCTCGATTCTCGTCGACACCGACCGGGTCGGGACCCGCTTCGAGACCGGGCTGGACCGCGGCGAGGACCTGCTGTACGTCTTGGAAGCGGCCAGCGACGGCGGGGTCTGTTGCTGTCCCGACCTCTTCGAGCGCCGCCGCCACGGGGAGAGCATGACGGCCTCCGGGATGGCGGTCGACGAGTACCGCCGGCACGCGAAGCGCTTCGGCTACCTCGTCAGCGAGCGCGTCCCGGAGGCCCAGCCGTACCTCCCGATTTACTACACTCAGCTGTACACTGACCTCGGCCTGGCCTGTCACGAGGCCGGGGAGTACGACCGCGCCGTGACCTACCTCGGGCGGGCGGTCCGCATCTCGCCACACCCGTTTTCGGTGGCGTACCTGTGCCGGAGCCTGTGTTACAGGCTCGTGCCGTTCTCGCCGTAG
- a CDS encoding glycosyltransferase family 4 protein encodes MSDPYDVLACCIHHQSHPLQVRSPFNHRSFDAINRTHADLDVVVPTPFAPPVGPHSEYSRVPATERWGTYVAHYPRFLYMVPKQYFYHVSGDSLQKRIPRYVERTFGTPHDVVHTSDVYLDGYGLLPYCREHDVPLVVNSHAVDLHNFDSFNDGAQARIRETIDYAARIMVVSDELAEVARRFAPAEKIRTVPIGEDPEKFPTDRRAAIRRELGIDPDTKLLLYVGAFTEQKGVKELVEAVGALERDDVMLVTVGHEGDLRWWLLERLGELPHPARSMWRLDPVALRRWQVAADALVLPSWTEGRPTVLYEAMAAKTPVVASSVGGIPEMVVDGETGVLVPPKDPTRLAGVLDRLFDDPERLRAMGTAGHRRLLDQDWTWSAHADRVTDIHEAVMAEW; translated from the coding sequence ATGAGCGACCCCTACGACGTGCTGGCCTGCTGTATCCATCACCAGAGCCACCCGCTCCAGGTCCGGTCGCCGTTCAACCACCGGTCGTTCGACGCCATCAACCGCACCCACGCCGACCTCGACGTGGTCGTGCCGACGCCGTTCGCCCCGCCGGTCGGCCCCCACTCCGAGTACTCGCGGGTGCCGGCGACCGAGCGCTGGGGGACCTACGTGGCCCACTACCCGCGCTTCCTGTACATGGTGCCGAAACAGTACTTCTACCACGTGTCGGGGGACTCCCTCCAGAAGCGAATCCCCCGGTACGTCGAGCGGACCTTCGGGACGCCACACGACGTGGTCCACACCTCCGACGTCTACCTCGACGGGTACGGCCTTCTCCCGTATTGCCGCGAGCACGACGTGCCGCTGGTGGTCAACAGCCACGCGGTCGACCTGCACAACTTCGACAGTTTCAACGACGGGGCTCAGGCCCGCATCCGCGAGACTATCGACTACGCCGCTCGAATCATGGTCGTCAGCGACGAACTGGCCGAAGTCGCCCGGCGGTTCGCGCCCGCGGAGAAGATACGGACGGTCCCCATCGGGGAGGACCCGGAGAAGTTCCCGACCGACCGTCGGGCCGCCATCCGCCGGGAACTGGGCATCGACCCCGACACGAAGCTCCTGCTGTACGTCGGGGCGTTCACCGAACAGAAGGGCGTGAAGGAACTGGTGGAGGCGGTCGGCGCGCTCGAACGCGACGACGTGATGCTCGTCACCGTCGGCCACGAGGGCGACCTGCGGTGGTGGCTGCTGGAGCGACTGGGGGAGCTCCCACACCCCGCGCGGTCGATGTGGCGGCTGGACCCGGTAGCGCTCAGGCGATGGCAGGTCGCCGCCGACGCGCTGGTGCTCCCGAGCTGGACCGAGGGACGGCCGACGGTTCTCTACGAGGCGATGGCGGCGAAGACCCCGGTCGTCGCCTCGTCGGTGGGTGGCATCCCCGAGATGGTCGTCGACGGCGAGACCGGCGTGCTGGTCCCGCCGAAGGACCCGACGCGGTTGGCCGGGGTGCTTGACCGCCTGTTCGACGACCCCGAGCGCCTGCGGGCGATGGGGACCGCCGGCCATCGGCGGCTACTCGACCAGGACTGGACGTGGAGCGCCCACGCCGACCGCGTCACGGACATCCACGAGGCGGTGATGGCCGAATGGTGA
- a CDS encoding glycosyltransferase family 2 protein → MPEPRVSVVIPAYERGDVVGRAVDSALAQTVSDIEVVVVDDGSDDDTAAVAEAYDDERVRVLTHGTNRGVSAARNTGVEVAAGEYVAFLDSDDEWLPRKLERQLASLDGRGEEWVGAYCDVTAAGLSPLGRLAAVVSERLFRSAAPREGGRELAEALLSLQVFMGPGSTLLVEREAVESAGGFDEGLSIYEDWDLVLRVLAAGKLAYVDEPLAVTHFTGDAPAEAYAANDRRYLERNAALVAALEARGVPVGQVHRMGLVGHFLAEGRFGEAGAYLDVATVLRPKNLARLAFWSVLGLRVLAGGQR, encoded by the coding sequence TGCCTGAGCCACGGGTCAGCGTCGTGATTCCGGCGTACGAACGCGGCGACGTGGTGGGCCGGGCGGTCGACAGCGCGCTGGCCCAGACCGTCAGCGACATCGAGGTGGTCGTCGTCGACGACGGCAGCGACGACGACACCGCGGCTGTTGCCGAGGCGTACGACGACGAGCGGGTCCGGGTGCTCACCCACGGGACGAACCGCGGTGTCAGCGCCGCCCGCAACACCGGCGTCGAGGTGGCCGCCGGCGAGTACGTCGCCTTCCTCGACTCCGACGACGAGTGGCTCCCCCGGAAACTGGAGCGCCAGCTCGCGTCCCTTGACGGCCGGGGCGAGGAGTGGGTCGGTGCGTACTGCGACGTGACCGCCGCTGGCCTCTCCCCGCTCGGCCGGCTCGCCGCCGTCGTCTCCGAGCGGCTCTTTCGGTCGGCCGCGCCACGCGAGGGCGGCCGGGAACTGGCCGAGGCGCTGCTGTCGTTGCAGGTGTTCATGGGGCCGGGGTCGACGCTGCTCGTCGAGCGCGAGGCGGTCGAGTCGGCGGGCGGGTTCGACGAAGGGCTGTCCATCTACGAGGACTGGGACCTGGTCCTGCGGGTCCTCGCCGCGGGGAAACTGGCCTACGTCGACGAGCCGCTGGCCGTGACACACTTCACCGGCGACGCCCCCGCGGAGGCCTACGCCGCGAACGACCGCCGCTACCTCGAACGGAACGCCGCCCTCGTCGCCGCCCTCGAAGCGCGGGGCGTGCCGGTCGGGCAGGTCCACCGGATGGGGCTGGTCGGCCACTTCCTCGCCGAGGGTCGCTTCGGAGAGGCCGGCGCGTACCTCGACGTGGCGACCGTCCTCCGACCGAAGAACCTCGCTCGGCTGGCGTTCTGGTCGGTGCTCGGGCTGAGAGTCCTCGCCGGGGGGCAACGATGA